Proteins found in one archaeon genomic segment:
- a CDS encoding phenylalanine--tRNA ligase subunit alpha, translating to MSESLHPLERKILASLETGRPLDFDTLVDRSGLGPDQIRRALQWLESKGLVIVSESAESTLEVVRRPPELSLVAKIRESGGSASMDSLRKSLSQEEFSAALGRARASGWVQMTQGAAPTVSLSDSKGPDSLARLMESIQKGLSYASVSGDQRRVLDDLLKRGAVRRLERKQTSISLTARGKGASEQEGEAGLLDKVTPEVLASRSWRGKTLRPIDVVAKPPVFYPGRRHPVRDFIREVKEAYVSMGFTEVDGESVHTAFWNFDALFVPQDHPGREMQDTFYLEGLSDSSLKRTGVVANVASTHEDGWKTGSRGWEYLWRIEEARRLVLRTHNTVLTVKALSESKERETRVFAVSKVYRNENLDYKHLAEFYQMDGIIVGQGLNVRHLMGFLTEFYKKLGMKDVKLWPTYFPYTEPSLEVVGFSPISKSWIELSGSGVFRPEVTFPLGVKVPVLAWGPGIERLMLMRYGLDDLRDLYGSDLSWLRNRMEFAGSTH from the coding sequence GTGTCCGAGTCACTCCATCCGCTGGAGCGGAAGATACTGGCCTCACTGGAGACAGGGCGGCCCCTCGACTTCGACACCCTAGTCGATCGGTCTGGCTTGGGCCCTGACCAGATCCGGCGCGCTCTCCAGTGGCTTGAGTCGAAAGGGCTCGTCATCGTCTCCGAGAGCGCGGAGTCCACACTCGAGGTCGTCAGGCGCCCTCCTGAACTCAGCCTTGTCGCCAAGATCAGGGAGTCAGGAGGTTCTGCCAGCATGGACTCTCTTCGGAAGAGCCTCTCCCAAGAGGAGTTCAGCGCCGCGTTGGGAAGGGCTCGGGCCTCGGGATGGGTGCAGATGACTCAGGGAGCCGCTCCGACGGTGTCCCTCTCCGACTCGAAGGGCCCCGACTCGCTCGCGCGCCTCATGGAGTCGATTCAGAAGGGTCTTTCCTACGCATCGGTTTCAGGCGACCAGCGTCGCGTCCTCGACGACCTCCTGAAGAGGGGGGCCGTCAGGCGGCTTGAAAGGAAGCAGACGAGCATTTCCCTGACGGCCAGGGGCAAGGGCGCCTCTGAACAGGAAGGGGAGGCCGGGCTCCTCGACAAGGTCACCCCCGAGGTCCTCGCCTCCAGGTCCTGGCGGGGCAAGACGCTGAGGCCCATCGACGTGGTAGCGAAGCCCCCAGTCTTCTACCCAGGCCGCAGGCACCCGGTTCGCGACTTCATCAGGGAAGTCAAGGAAGCATACGTCTCCATGGGATTCACCGAGGTGGACGGGGAGAGCGTGCACACCGCGTTCTGGAACTTCGACGCGCTCTTCGTACCTCAGGACCACCCGGGCAGGGAGATGCAGGATACTTTCTACCTCGAGGGCCTCTCCGACTCTTCGCTGAAGCGGACCGGAGTAGTGGCCAACGTAGCGTCCACCCACGAAGACGGATGGAAGACGGGCAGCAGGGGCTGGGAGTACCTGTGGCGCATCGAAGAGGCTCGCCGGCTGGTCCTGAGGACCCACAACACAGTCCTGACTGTCAAGGCCCTCTCAGAGTCCAAGGAGCGCGAGACCCGGGTCTTCGCAGTCTCCAAAGTTTACAGAAATGAAAACCTCGATTACAAACACCTCGCCGAGTTTTACCAGATGGACGGAATCATCGTGGGCCAGGGCCTCAACGTCCGCCACCTTATGGGCTTCCTGACCGAGTTCTACAAGAAGCTGGGGATGAAGGATGTGAAGCTCTGGCCCACGTACTTCCCGTACACCGAACCTTCTTTGGAGGTGGTCGGGTTCTCCCCGATCTCAAAGTCATGGATCGAGCTCAGTGGCTCCGGGGTCTTCCGACCAGAGGTCACCTTCCCGCTCGGAGTGAAGGTGCCTGTCCTCGCCTGGGGACCGGGCATCGAGCGCCTCATGCTCATGCGCTACGGCCTCGACGACCTCCGCGACCTCTATGGGTCCGATCTCTCTTGGCTAAGGAACAGGATGGAGTTTGCCGGTAGTACGCATTAG
- the trpS gene encoding tryptophan--tRNA ligase: protein MEGASLDPWGTSGVKDYARLQAEFGIEPVAPLVPRFKNPSVHLRRGIDFGHRDLGRILDAIDNNKPYAVMSGIKPTGDFHLGTKMTADDMVYFQSVSKKATVFYAIADVEAYADNGLSFAETSKIAVKNIADILALGLDPERAVVYLQSEEIRVSRLATIFSRGVTNNMLKAIYGERQIGLYMAALVQAGDILMPQLEDFGGPKPVLVPVGADQDPHLRLARDLAAKYHDDFGFLPPSALYHRLMLGLSGDQKMSKRAEASLLTLDDKPTAASKKVLSAFTGGRDTVEEQRRLGGRADICPVYDLYRFHFATDDEHVERVYHECVKGIRLCGECKQEAAGLVKGFLEDHQKKREAFIPQAKELLRAGKKAIATSGKR from the coding sequence GTGGAGGGAGCCTCTCTCGACCCCTGGGGAACGTCCGGCGTCAAGGATTACGCCCGCCTCCAGGCCGAGTTCGGCATCGAGCCAGTGGCACCCTTGGTTCCACGATTCAAGAACCCGAGCGTCCACCTCAGGAGGGGGATCGACTTCGGGCACAGGGACTTGGGGAGGATCCTCGACGCGATCGACAACAACAAGCCCTACGCGGTGATGAGCGGGATCAAGCCGACAGGCGACTTCCACCTGGGGACCAAGATGACTGCCGACGACATGGTCTACTTCCAGTCAGTTTCGAAGAAGGCGACGGTCTTCTACGCCATCGCAGACGTGGAGGCGTACGCCGACAACGGCCTCTCCTTCGCAGAGACGTCGAAGATAGCCGTGAAGAACATCGCAGACATCCTCGCACTCGGGCTCGACCCTGAGAGGGCCGTAGTCTATCTCCAGAGCGAAGAGATCAGGGTCTCGCGGCTCGCCACGATCTTCTCGAGGGGGGTCACGAACAACATGCTCAAGGCGATCTATGGCGAGCGGCAGATCGGCCTGTACATGGCAGCCCTCGTGCAGGCGGGCGACATCCTCATGCCTCAGCTCGAAGACTTCGGCGGACCAAAGCCGGTCCTCGTCCCCGTCGGTGCGGACCAAGACCCGCACCTCAGGCTGGCGCGCGACCTCGCCGCGAAGTATCACGACGACTTCGGCTTCCTCCCACCCTCGGCGCTATACCATAGGCTGATGCTCGGCCTCTCGGGCGACCAGAAGATGTCGAAGAGGGCCGAGGCATCTCTCCTGACCCTCGACGACAAGCCGACCGCGGCGTCAAAGAAGGTCCTGAGCGCCTTCACGGGGGGGCGGGACACGGTCGAGGAACAGAGGCGCCTCGGGGGCAGGGCAGACATCTGCCCCGTCTACGACCTCTACAGGTTCCACTTTGCGACAGACGACGAGCACGTGGAGAGGGTCTATCACGAGTGCGTGAAAGGTATCCGCCTCTGCGGCGAATGCAAGCAGGAGGCCGCCGGCCTCGTCAAGGGCTTCCTCGAGGACCACCAGAAGAAGCGCGAAGCTTTCATCCCTCAGGCTAAGGAGCTGCTCCGCGCAGGCAAGAAGGCCATAGCCACTTCGGGGAAGCGCTAG
- a CDS encoding pantetheine-phosphate adenylyltransferase: MKYRKVATGGTFDHIHKGHLALLSKSFEVGETVVIGVTSDPFAAKEGKTPDQSYEERIQGLERLIGQKFPRRKYIIAKLDDYFGPGIASPDVEAIVVTGETAARVPLANSLRAQRGFPPLEVVTIEHVLAEDSKPISSTRIRRGEIDTEGRIARKSTKG; encoded by the coding sequence ATGAAGTACCGGAAGGTCGCGACCGGCGGGACCTTCGACCACATCCACAAGGGGCATCTGGCCCTCCTCTCCAAGAGTTTCGAGGTGGGGGAGACGGTCGTGATAGGGGTCACGTCGGACCCATTCGCCGCCAAGGAAGGGAAGACCCCCGACCAGAGCTACGAAGAGAGAATCCAGGGGCTCGAGAGGCTCATCGGGCAGAAGTTTCCGCGGAGGAAGTACATCATCGCAAAGCTGGACGATTACTTCGGCCCGGGCATCGCCTCTCCCGACGTCGAGGCGATCGTGGTCACAGGGGAGACAGCCGCGCGGGTCCCCCTGGCCAACTCGCTGAGGGCTCAACGCGGGTTCCCTCCCCTGGAGGTGGTCACGATCGAGCACGTCCTCGCCGAGGACTCGAAGCCCATCTCCTCGACTCGCATTCGGAGGGGCGAGATCGACACGGAGGGCCGAATCGCCCGCAAGTCCACGAAAGGCTGA
- a CDS encoding type II methionyl aminopeptidase — translation MIPGEYARSGRITSEVRARVKEFVKPGTGYLEACRFVEEEISSRKGAPAFPVGIGVNHVTAHYSPQEKEASVFKESDLVKVDFGVHVDGYVTDTAVSVTFNPSYEPMLEASERALGVAIAALRKEQRAGEIGREIRKEVARLGFKTIENLTGHTVDRYQVHAGKSIPNLYVPGMQALRKGDVFAIEPFVTPAGAAGYVVDAPLTTIFSVVARKRIGTKELDAFVDKVWEERKTLPFTPRWYPDDLGGGKLDSVLGKLVAKKVVRSYPTLVEASGNPVAQFEHTVALTEGGPVVLT, via the coding sequence ATGATTCCCGGAGAGTATGCGAGGTCAGGCCGGATCACCAGCGAGGTACGCGCGAGGGTGAAGGAGTTTGTCAAGCCCGGGACTGGATATCTGGAGGCCTGCAGGTTCGTAGAAGAGGAGATCTCCTCTAGGAAGGGGGCCCCGGCCTTTCCCGTCGGGATAGGAGTCAACCATGTGACTGCGCACTACTCTCCGCAGGAGAAGGAGGCCTCTGTCTTCAAGGAGAGCGACCTGGTTAAGGTGGACTTCGGAGTCCACGTCGACGGGTACGTCACAGACACAGCGGTCAGCGTCACTTTCAACCCTTCGTACGAGCCGATGCTTGAGGCATCAGAGAGGGCCCTCGGCGTGGCGATAGCGGCCCTGCGCAAGGAGCAGAGGGCGGGGGAGATAGGCAGAGAGATCAGGAAGGAGGTGGCCCGCCTGGGCTTCAAGACGATTGAGAACCTCACCGGGCACACGGTTGACAGGTACCAGGTCCATGCAGGCAAGAGCATCCCGAACCTCTACGTGCCGGGCATGCAGGCCCTGCGCAAGGGCGACGTCTTCGCGATCGAGCCTTTCGTCACGCCTGCGGGAGCAGCAGGGTACGTGGTTGACGCCCCCCTGACGACGATCTTCTCAGTCGTGGCAAGGAAGAGGATAGGAACTAAGGAACTGGACGCGTTCGTCGACAAGGTCTGGGAGGAGAGAAAGACCCTACCCTTCACCCCTAGGTGGTACCCAGACGACCTAGGAGGAGGGAAGCTGGACTCGGTCCTTGGAAAGCTGGTTGCCAAGAAGGTAGTGAGGTCGTACCCTACCTTGGTAGAGGCCTCGGGGAACCCCGTGGCGCAATTCGAGCACACAGTGGCGCTGACGGAAGGAGGGCCAGTCGTCCTAACTTGA